In a single window of the Papaver somniferum cultivar HN1 chromosome 8, ASM357369v1, whole genome shotgun sequence genome:
- the LOC113306299 gene encoding uncharacterized protein LOC113306299: MGYQNDFDPDNKVAKLSQVLAHLREYRPITILDLEICSMFFTAHVNEKNLAKEKRKIRKEKLDAKKALQCRLLFDVAILLESCSLAADEDELPRFIDVEVEHSISLGIKKFDFGAPDRTCKCCGVIVWHQERSKGSTIDLEFSICCSKGNVRLPLFRDAPEYLKRLLDFNGGPLSRKFRNSIRAYNSMLAFTSTGARFDNKHNRRGKGPWTYRIQGQSYHKIGSLVLPRNKDPGYNQLYVCDTELAHEALRRIFKQTQQDDLGVDGAQKKKNADTVQMKNANKKNGHEQHMESKTPKKSDSELGLGVITGLITMMDQNNPHAKTFRTAKHRMQSQPIVELRDIIVEHKENGYTRIKEIHPCYMPMQFPLLFPYGEDGNIDTPYRNVKIGKDGVIRKRQQLTMREYYAFRLQQRL, translated from the exons ATGGGTTATCAGAATGATTTCGATCCAGATAATAAAGTAGCAAAACTGTCACAG GTTCTGGCCCACTTGAGAGAATATAGACCAATAACAATTTTGGATTTAGAGATCTGTTCGATGTTTTTTACAGCACACG TGAATGAAAAGAATCTTGCTAAGGAGAAAAGGAAGATTCGGAAGGAAAAACTTGACGCTAAGAAAGCATTACAGTGTCGGTTGCTATTTGATGTGGCTATATTGTTGGAATCATGTTCCCTAGCCGCGGATGAGGATGAACTGCCACGGTTTATAGACGTGGAAGTTGAACATTCTATAT CATTGGGTATTAAGAAATTTGATTTTGGTGCGCCAGATCGTACTTGCAAGTGCTGTGGTGTTATAGTTTGGCACCAAGAGAGGTCTAAAGGAAGCACTATTGACCTGGAGTTTAGCATATGTTGTTCCAAAGGGAATGTCAGACTCCCTCTTTTTAGAGATGCCCCAGAATATCTAAAAAGGTTGTTAGACTTTAATGGTGGTCCGTTGTCAAGGAAGTTTAGGAACAGTATCAGGGCATATAACTCTATGCTTGCATTTACCTCAACTGGAGCAAGATTTGATAACAAACACAATAGGAGAGGTAAGGGACCCTGGACGTATAGAATTCAGGGACAGagctatcacaaaattggttcCCTGGTGCTTCCCAGAAACAAGGATCCAGGCTACAACCAGCTCTATGTATGTGATACGGAATTGGCACATGAAGCATTGCGTCGGATTTTCAAACAGACACAGCAGGATGACTTGGGAGTAGATGGtgcacagaagaaaaaaaatgcagaTACGGTCCAAATGAAAAATGCAAATAAGAAGAATGGCCACGAACAACACATGGAATCAAAAACACCTAAGAAGAGTGACAGTGAATTGGGCTTGGGAGTCATCACAGGTTTAATCACTATGATGGATCAAAATAATCCGCATGCAAAGACATTCAGGACGGCCAAGCATAGAATGCAATCCCAACCCATCGTCGAATTGCG GGATATCATAGTTGAACATAAGGAAAATGGCTATACTAGAATCAAGGAGATACACCCATGCTATATGCCTATGCAGTTTCCTCTTTTATTCCCCTATGGTGAGGATGGTAACATTGACACTCCATACAGGAATGTGAAGATAGGAAAAGATGGTGTGATAAGAAAGCGGCAACAGCTTACTATGAGAGAGTATTATGCATTTAGGCTGCAACAGCGACTCTGA